The following are from one region of the Aequoribacter fuscus genome:
- the pcnB gene encoding polynucleotide adenylyltransferase PcnB, with translation MMPTIIDRNFDINKLHHSAVSVALRLNDKGYEAYVVGGAIRDMLLGKTPKDFDVATNATPEQVHALFRGSRIVGRRFQIVHVRMGRDIIEVTTFRGHHSESDNKNTAKQGRSGVLLRDNVFGTLEQDAIRRDLTVNALYYDPVEDTVIDYTEGLRDIAARRLKIIGDPETRYREDPVRMLRVLRFQAKLGFDIDSATNQALNDCAPLLAQIPAARLFDEFLKGFMAGHAKPFSEILLQTPVWQELFPDSAQYIDAKVCYRPMLFAAMGNTDQRINAGQPVTPAFLLAAILWPAVEQGLDLALARGEAPIPAMQSVGQDVILRAIERIAIPKRFTTMMREIWDLQMRMDRRRHRKPLEFAQQKRFRAAYDFLSLRAQAGQDVGAVVDWWTQFQVEHPELESHRQQQHQDEPRKRRRPRPRRRPNP, from the coding sequence ATGATGCCGACCATCATTGATCGTAATTTCGATATCAACAAGCTCCACCATTCTGCGGTCAGCGTTGCCCTGCGCCTGAACGACAAGGGCTATGAGGCCTATGTCGTAGGCGGCGCCATTCGCGACATGTTGCTGGGCAAAACCCCCAAAGACTTCGACGTAGCCACTAACGCAACCCCCGAGCAGGTTCACGCGCTGTTCCGCGGATCGAGAATCGTTGGACGCCGTTTTCAAATTGTGCACGTTCGCATGGGGCGGGACATCATCGAAGTCACAACGTTTCGCGGGCACCACAGCGAGTCTGATAACAAAAATACAGCGAAGCAAGGTCGTAGCGGCGTGCTTCTGCGAGACAATGTATTTGGCACCCTAGAGCAAGATGCGATCCGCCGAGACCTGACCGTTAATGCCTTGTATTACGACCCAGTAGAAGACACAGTCATTGACTATACCGAAGGCCTTCGGGACATCGCTGCACGACGCTTAAAGATTATTGGCGATCCTGAAACACGCTACCGAGAAGATCCAGTTCGCATGCTGCGAGTCCTGCGTTTTCAGGCAAAATTGGGGTTCGACATTGACTCTGCTACCAACCAGGCACTGAATGACTGCGCACCTTTATTGGCGCAGATACCCGCAGCACGTCTGTTCGACGAATTTTTAAAAGGTTTCATGGCAGGGCACGCCAAACCGTTTAGCGAGATTCTGCTGCAGACTCCGGTGTGGCAAGAGCTGTTTCCCGACTCCGCACAATACATCGATGCAAAGGTCTGCTACCGCCCAATGCTTTTTGCCGCCATGGGCAATACCGATCAACGCATCAATGCAGGCCAACCGGTAACACCCGCCTTTTTATTAGCGGCTATTTTATGGCCGGCAGTAGAACAAGGGCTCGACCTAGCTCTCGCACGCGGTGAAGCCCCGATTCCAGCGATGCAAAGCGTGGGACAAGACGTTATTTTACGTGCCATCGAACGTATCGCCATACCCAAACGATTTACGACGATGATGCGGGAAATTTGGGACTTACAGATGCGTATGGACCGGCGTAGACACCGCAAGCCCCTAGAGTTCGCGCAACAAAAACGTTTCCGGGCAGCCTACGATTTTCTGAGTCTGAGAGCGCAAGCTGGCCAAGATGTGGGGGCCGTTGTTGACTGGTGGACACAGTTTCAAGTTGAGCACCCAGAACTCGAGTCGCATCGGCAACAACAGCATCAAGATGAGCCAAGAAAGCGCCGCCGTCCAAGACCAAGGCGTCGTCCAAATCCATGA
- a CDS encoding sigma-54-dependent transcriptional regulator: MTKLLIVEDESVIRSALKRLLERNDYDVSEAGSVQEAETSFDLQSFDLIISDLRLPGAAGTTLIKKAGAVPVLIMTSYASLKSAVDSMRMGAVDYIAKPFDHGDMINAVERILKDNAEANTKHKKSPQQLGQTTTRMDGFIGDCEAMQNLCDDIAKMAPTTSTVLILGETGTGKEMVARSIHEQSHRAAQPMISVNCAAIPETLIESELFGYDKGAFTGANANRVGLIEAADGGTLFLDEIGELPMEAQARLLRFIQEGEIRRIGAVQSRKVDVRLICATHRNLERLSREGKFRQDLFYRINVLRVMLPPLRDRGKDILHLAEHMLQHYCEKLGKPIKSLSPKAIQAITTYQWPGNVRELEHAIERSVVLAEGEEIDNDLLGIDLELVNVSRLRSSSTSSGSSNKTSIRAIAQDPPEDLSLEDYFQRFVLEHQDTMSETELAQKLGVSRKCLWERRQRFGIPRAKASSDKRVSSQKD; this comes from the coding sequence ATGACTAAATTACTGATCGTCGAAGATGAATCAGTTATCCGTTCAGCGCTTAAGCGATTGTTAGAGCGCAACGATTACGACGTCAGTGAAGCAGGCTCGGTGCAAGAGGCCGAAACCAGCTTCGACCTGCAAAGCTTTGACCTTATCATTAGCGATCTACGCCTACCGGGCGCGGCAGGCACAACGCTGATCAAAAAAGCCGGCGCTGTACCTGTGCTTATCATGACCAGTTACGCCAGCCTGAAATCCGCAGTGGATTCAATGCGCATGGGCGCGGTTGACTATATCGCCAAGCCCTTTGACCACGGCGATATGATCAACGCGGTTGAACGCATCCTAAAAGACAATGCTGAGGCAAACACCAAGCACAAAAAAAGCCCTCAACAGTTGGGGCAGACGACGACGCGTATGGACGGCTTTATTGGCGATTGCGAAGCGATGCAAAATTTGTGCGACGATATCGCTAAGATGGCTCCGACCACCTCAACCGTGCTCATTCTGGGGGAAACCGGTACCGGCAAGGAAATGGTGGCCCGCAGCATACACGAACAAAGCCATCGTGCCGCCCAACCCATGATTTCTGTTAACTGCGCAGCGATTCCCGAGACCCTGATCGAATCCGAACTTTTCGGCTATGACAAGGGCGCTTTCACGGGCGCAAATGCAAATCGCGTTGGACTCATCGAAGCCGCCGATGGCGGAACACTATTTCTGGACGAGATTGGCGAGCTCCCCATGGAAGCACAAGCGCGCCTATTACGTTTTATTCAAGAAGGCGAAATCCGACGGATTGGCGCTGTTCAGTCACGCAAAGTTGATGTACGCCTCATCTGTGCGACTCACCGAAACCTAGAGCGCCTATCCCGCGAGGGCAAGTTCCGCCAGGATTTGTTCTACCGTATTAACGTCTTGCGTGTCATGCTGCCGCCCTTGCGTGATCGTGGCAAAGATATTCTGCATTTGGCCGAACATATGCTGCAGCACTACTGTGAAAAGCTGGGCAAACCCATAAAATCATTATCACCTAAAGCCATTCAGGCCATCACGACCTATCAGTGGCCCGGTAACGTGCGCGAGCTAGAACATGCTATCGAGCGCTCCGTCGTGCTGGCAGAGGGTGAAGAAATCGACAACGATTTGCTAGGCATTGACTTAGAGCTTGTCAATGTCAGCCGCTTGCGCAGCAGTTCAACATCCTCTGGGTCGAGTAACAAAACGTCGATACGAGCTATCGCACAAGATCCACCGGAAGACTTATCACTTGAGGATTACTTTCAGCGCTTTGTACTTGAGCACCAAGACACGATGAGCGAGACCGAGCTCGCGCAAAAACTCGGTGTAAGCCGTAAATGCTTATGGGAACGTCGTCAGCGTTTTGGTATACCTCGAGCAAAAGCGAGTAGTGATAAGCGTGTTAGTTCGCAAAAGGACTAG
- a CDS encoding ATP-binding protein, which produces MSFSLGQALVAIIGYLTLLFGVAHAAEKGWISKRITEHPAVYILSLGVFAGAMATNGAVELAHWEGYGALTYFLGATLAFMASALILFPVLRLCRIYQLSSLADLLTFRFRSEFVGAGITIAMCLALLPFFALQIQAVADSIHIIASGAPDVTLESERHDGLAFLFCLIVIIFAILFGTRNPLSKVRNTGLVTAIAFESIMKLLAFSLAGVLIVWQVFGDFGAFDAWFAANREILIPSIRADTDASTRTALMLFFASTVCMPHIFHMIFAENPKVEELRTASWALPLFLLALSLPVLPIAWASLATNQPLAPEYAALGIGIQSQSPAILMLSFVATLSAASATLIVSTLALSNMCLKHLVLPLSIIPMDTEHGIYRQLIWIRRLLIALLILAGFASFLVISHRETLAQLGLIAFVGTAQFLPGVIASLYWPSANRIGLLGGLSAGLFIWGLLLLAPLILGQSVVDPDWFESTGLDTTITTTVSLAVNILIFLSLSMILPTTREEKIAAEICSMDDLNRPARQSLNLRSAQEFIVNLAAGLGEDTARAEVNRAMRELQLEQDESRPYALRRLRARLEANLSGLLGPSVAHSMVSRYLPYSAAADDGSEDINLIELQLDRAQLQFTGLAADLNNLRHHYRETLNTLPIGVCSLGSDGEILMWNESMEFITRIPADDVLGSLITEVSEPWGRILTQFSAQDTDQVVRQKVQMPNKQSRWVSLHKSPILDNALTARDRVIVVEDITEYVQLEHELMHNERLASIGRLAAGVAHEVGNPVTGIACLAQNLAYAESKAEIDETASDILKQTQRISRIVESLVRFSHAGDVSSDNRLAPCNVADCADEAANLLLLDPGTKHVSFINECDREILVIADPQKLLQIFINLYSNARDACDIDGKITTSARIKKNGRVEIMVEDDGVGIPEHEIERIFEPFFTTKDPGAGTGLGLALVFTMMEEMEGEVDVRSTCSPEESSGTRFLLTLNEGRYNDA; this is translated from the coding sequence ATGAGCTTTAGTTTGGGCCAGGCGCTGGTCGCAATTATTGGCTATTTGACCTTGTTGTTTGGGGTCGCTCATGCTGCCGAAAAAGGTTGGATTTCAAAACGTATCACCGAACACCCCGCTGTCTATATCTTGTCGCTGGGGGTATTTGCTGGGGCTATGGCGACCAATGGCGCGGTAGAGCTAGCGCACTGGGAGGGCTATGGTGCTCTCACGTATTTTTTGGGCGCGACCCTCGCCTTTATGGCAAGCGCCTTAATTTTATTTCCGGTTCTGCGCTTGTGCCGTATTTATCAGCTGAGTTCACTCGCGGATTTACTCACCTTTCGATTCCGAAGCGAGTTTGTCGGTGCCGGCATTACCATCGCCATGTGTTTGGCCTTACTGCCTTTTTTCGCGCTTCAAATTCAAGCCGTCGCCGACAGTATTCATATTATTGCCTCGGGCGCCCCCGACGTTACCCTCGAGTCCGAGCGACACGACGGATTGGCTTTTTTGTTCTGCTTGATCGTCATTATTTTCGCCATTCTATTTGGCACTCGTAATCCCCTATCAAAAGTCAGAAACACAGGCTTAGTGACAGCGATAGCCTTCGAATCCATTATGAAGTTGCTGGCCTTCTCGCTCGCCGGCGTTCTTATCGTTTGGCAAGTTTTTGGCGACTTTGGCGCTTTTGACGCTTGGTTCGCGGCCAACCGAGAAATATTGATACCCTCCATTCGAGCAGATACCGATGCCTCTACCCGCACCGCGCTGATGCTGTTCTTCGCGAGCACCGTGTGCATGCCACATATTTTTCATATGATCTTTGCGGAAAATCCAAAGGTAGAGGAATTGCGCACTGCATCGTGGGCCTTGCCTCTGTTTTTGTTGGCGCTAAGCCTTCCGGTGCTACCGATTGCCTGGGCTAGCTTGGCAACAAATCAGCCTTTGGCACCCGAGTACGCCGCGCTGGGAATAGGCATTCAATCGCAATCTCCCGCGATTCTTATGCTGTCTTTTGTTGCAACCTTGTCCGCTGCCAGCGCCACCTTAATTGTGTCGACCTTGGCCCTGTCAAATATGTGTCTCAAGCACCTTGTGCTGCCTTTAAGTATTATCCCCATGGACACCGAACATGGCATTTACCGGCAGTTGATCTGGATTCGACGCCTTTTAATCGCCCTGCTGATACTCGCAGGCTTTGCCTCATTTTTAGTGATTTCCCACCGTGAGACCCTCGCGCAGCTGGGGCTCATCGCTTTTGTGGGTACCGCACAATTTTTACCGGGCGTAATCGCCTCTCTCTACTGGCCTAGCGCCAATCGGATTGGCTTGCTTGGTGGATTAAGCGCCGGATTATTTATCTGGGGCTTACTACTGCTTGCGCCTCTGATTTTAGGACAGTCCGTTGTCGATCCCGATTGGTTTGAATCAACAGGCTTAGATACAACTATCACTACCACCGTGTCCTTGGCGGTGAATATTTTGATTTTTCTGTCATTATCCATGATTTTGCCCACCACCCGCGAAGAGAAAATCGCAGCCGAAATTTGCTCGATGGACGACCTAAACCGTCCCGCCAGGCAGTCTTTAAATTTACGAAGCGCCCAAGAATTTATCGTGAACCTAGCCGCAGGGTTGGGGGAAGACACGGCCCGAGCAGAAGTTAATCGCGCTATGCGAGAGCTGCAACTCGAACAAGACGAGTCGCGACCGTATGCGCTGCGGCGATTGCGTGCCCGCCTTGAAGCTAATCTATCAGGCTTACTTGGCCCCTCGGTGGCCCACTCTATGGTCAGCCGCTACTTGCCCTACTCCGCCGCCGCTGATGATGGTAGCGAAGACATCAACCTGATCGAGTTACAGTTAGATCGCGCTCAGCTTCAATTTACTGGTCTGGCCGCTGATCTTAACAACCTGAGACACCACTACCGAGAAACACTGAACACCCTGCCAATTGGGGTGTGCTCCTTAGGCAGCGACGGCGAGATACTCATGTGGAACGAGAGCATGGAGTTTATCACCCGCATCCCAGCAGACGATGTATTAGGCTCTTTAATCACCGAAGTGAGTGAGCCATGGGGACGAATTCTGACCCAGTTCAGTGCCCAGGACACCGACCAGGTCGTGCGCCAAAAAGTGCAAATGCCCAACAAGCAATCGCGCTGGGTAAGTTTACACAAATCACCGATATTGGATAACGCCCTGACCGCTCGCGACCGCGTAATAGTAGTAGAGGACATTACCGAGTACGTGCAACTAGAACACGAACTCATGCACAACGAACGTCTCGCCTCGATCGGGCGCTTAGCCGCTGGGGTCGCACACGAAGTAGGCAACCCAGTAACAGGTATCGCCTGCTTAGCCCAAAACTTGGCGTATGCTGAATCGAAAGCCGAAATTGACGAGACGGCCAGCGATATCTTGAAACAAACTCAGCGAATCAGTCGAATTGTCGAATCACTTGTGCGCTTCTCGCACGCAGGTGATGTGAGCAGTGACAACCGTTTGGCACCTTGTAATGTCGCAGATTGTGCTGACGAAGCCGCCAATCTGCTCCTACTTGACCCCGGTACGAAGCACGTATCGTTTATTAACGAATGTGATCGCGAGATCTTGGTCATTGCGGATCCGCAAAAACTGTTACAAATTTTTATTAATTTATATTCCAACGCGCGTGACGCCTGCGACATCGATGGCAAAATTACCACAAGCGCTCGAATCAAAAAGAATGGCCGCGTAGAAATTATGGTCGAGGATGACGGCGTGGGCATTCCCGAGCATGAGATAGAGCGAATTTTCGAACCCTTCTTTACAACCAAAGACCCCGGTGCAGGTACCGGGCTTGGTTTGGCACTGGTGTTCACCATGATGGAAGAAATGGAGGGAGAAGTTGATGTCCGCTCAACATGCTCTCCTGAAGAGTCCTCTGGCACACGTTTTTTACTTACTTTGAACGAAGGGCGTTATAATGACGCTTGA
- the gluQRS gene encoding tRNA glutamyl-Q(34) synthetase GluQRS, with translation MTKTTPPVARYRGRFAPSPTGPLHLGSLTTALASYLDALHHQGDWLLRLEDIDPPREVEGAALGILDCLAAHGLESSHTTVWQHNNWDRYRAVCRELLNTGHAFYCQCPRRQQDSLGRCISDCKRRDLAAQGNNLRVTLPTTNLDFVDRINGAITAPKRTFDNAIIWRRDDLPAYLLAVVVDDIHANITDIVRGDDLLHETHRQVALYHLLDQTVPSYAHIPVVLTNEGKKLSKQTGAEGLDNTLALSNLQRAMEHLRLDTSSCKTPSCPAALLECALQNWHLPPPRLQ, from the coding sequence GTGACGAAAACGACCCCACCTGTAGCTCGCTACCGGGGTCGGTTTGCGCCCTCACCCACAGGCCCACTTCATCTGGGGTCGCTGACTACTGCGCTAGCGAGTTATTTGGATGCCTTGCACCACCAAGGTGACTGGCTTTTACGTCTGGAAGATATCGACCCACCCAGAGAAGTCGAGGGTGCGGCCCTGGGCATACTGGACTGCCTTGCAGCGCACGGCTTGGAAAGTAGCCACACCACGGTCTGGCAACACAACAACTGGGATCGATACCGCGCCGTCTGTCGCGAGCTACTGAACACCGGCCACGCTTTTTATTGTCAATGCCCCCGACGCCAACAAGACTCATTAGGCCGCTGCATCAGTGACTGCAAACGGCGCGACCTCGCAGCACAAGGGAATAATCTGCGCGTGACGCTCCCGACGACCAATTTAGATTTTGTCGATCGAATTAACGGCGCAATCACTGCACCCAAACGCACCTTTGACAATGCCATTATCTGGCGTCGCGACGATTTGCCGGCGTACCTGCTCGCGGTAGTGGTCGATGACATCCACGCCAATATCACAGATATAGTTCGAGGCGACGACCTGCTGCACGAAACGCATCGACAAGTCGCGCTATACCACCTGCTGGATCAAACGGTGCCAAGCTATGCGCATATCCCTGTTGTCCTAACCAATGAGGGCAAGAAACTCAGCAAGCAAACTGGCGCTGAGGGTCTCGATAACACCCTAGCACTCTCGAATTTGCAGCGAGCAATGGAGCACCTGAGATTGGATACAAGCTCGTGTAAGACGCCAAGTTGTCCTGCAGCGCTACTTGAATGCGCCCTGCAAAACTGGCACCTTCCGCCGCCTCGGTTACAATAG
- the dksA gene encoding RNA polymerase-binding protein DksA — MAPSNDTNFKNFTPYVPKKGEEYMSDEQRAHFKAMLQNWRSELMQEVDRTVSHMKDEAANFPDPADRATQEEEFSLELRTRDRERKLIRKIDQTIERIEQDDYGFCDACGVEIGIKRLEARPTAELCIDCKTLAEIKEKQERG; from the coding sequence ATGGCTCCAAGTAACGACACAAACTTTAAAAACTTCACTCCGTACGTGCCCAAAAAAGGCGAAGAGTACATGAGTGACGAGCAACGCGCCCACTTCAAGGCGATGCTGCAGAACTGGCGTTCTGAATTGATGCAGGAAGTCGACCGCACGGTATCACACATGAAAGATGAAGCGGCCAATTTCCCCGATCCCGCGGATCGTGCAACGCAAGAAGAGGAATTCAGCCTGGAACTGCGGACTCGGGACCGCGAGCGCAAATTGATTCGCAAGATCGATCAGACCATTGAGCGAATCGAGCAGGACGATTACGGTTTTTGCGATGCCTGTGGCGTTGAGATCGGTATTAAGCGTCTCGAAGCCCGACCCACGGCAGAGTTGTGCATTGACTGCAAAACGCTGGCCGAAATCAAAGAGAAGCAAGAGCGAGGCTAA
- a CDS encoding M15 family metallopeptidase — protein MPNELVFDEVFAANRPEFVKNSGLNSFSAETALIFGLSQEHMIARNGVQLQLDALNALDGLIADAAQSGLDLAVASSYRSFERQALIFNGKLRGERAVLDDNDCVLDRDQYSDAEWLQAILRFSALPGTSRHHWGTDLDVFDRSSLRGDLQLTVSESQTLFADLHVWLDERMAKDKSCGFFRPYGVDRGGVSPEPWHLSYAPLATVYENALVPNLWRDVLAELGDVLDELNVIDRHLEKIFERFVAVPKGWCPDHYRSGLTS, from the coding sequence ATGCCAAATGAGCTAGTATTTGATGAGGTTTTTGCGGCGAATAGGCCAGAATTTGTGAAAAACAGTGGGTTAAATTCGTTTTCCGCCGAGACGGCTCTGATTTTTGGCCTGTCGCAAGAGCATATGATTGCGCGCAACGGGGTGCAACTTCAGCTCGACGCTCTAAATGCGCTCGACGGTTTAATTGCTGACGCCGCTCAATCAGGATTGGATTTGGCTGTGGCCAGCAGCTATCGCTCGTTCGAGCGACAAGCCCTTATTTTTAACGGTAAGCTTCGCGGTGAGCGCGCTGTATTGGACGATAACGATTGCGTATTAGATCGTGACCAATACAGCGACGCTGAATGGCTCCAAGCCATCTTACGTTTTTCGGCACTACCCGGCACTTCACGGCATCACTGGGGTACCGATCTCGATGTGTTTGATCGCTCGTCTTTACGTGGCGATTTGCAGCTTACCGTTAGCGAGTCGCAGACTCTTTTTGCTGATCTGCACGTTTGGCTGGATGAGCGTATGGCAAAAGATAAAAGCTGCGGTTTTTTCAGACCATATGGCGTCGACCGAGGAGGCGTTTCCCCCGAACCTTGGCACTTAAGTTATGCGCCTTTAGCTACCGTATATGAAAACGCGCTGGTGCCAAATTTGTGGCGCGATGTGTTAGCTGAGTTGGGCGATGTGCTTGATGAGCTCAATGTAATTGATCGTCATCTTGAAAAGATCTTTGAGCGGTTTGTGGCAGTGCCGAAGGGGTGGTGCCCCGACCATTATCGATCGGGGCTGACAAGCTAG
- the ppa gene encoding inorganic diphosphatase, which yields MSLSLIPPGKNIPDDVNVIIEIPAHSDPVKYEVDHDSGAIMVDRFMSAAMFYPCNYGYIPNTLADDGDPLDVLVQTPHAVVPGSVIRCRPVGILQMSDEAGHDAKLIAVPVDKLTPVYKDVKEVTDLPPLLINQIKHFFEHYKDLESGKWVKVDGWGTAQDARDAILKAVAKFDEEERH from the coding sequence ATGAGCTTAAGTCTAATCCCACCAGGAAAAAATATCCCTGATGATGTCAACGTTATCATCGAAATTCCCGCGCACAGCGACCCAGTAAAATACGAAGTCGATCATGACAGCGGTGCAATCATGGTTGATCGCTTTATGTCAGCCGCCATGTTCTACCCTTGCAATTATGGCTACATCCCCAACACGCTAGCGGATGACGGTGACCCACTAGACGTATTGGTACAGACCCCTCATGCCGTTGTACCAGGTAGCGTCATTCGCTGTCGCCCCGTGGGCATTCTGCAAATGAGCGACGAAGCCGGCCACGACGCGAAACTGATCGCTGTCCCAGTAGACAAGCTCACACCCGTCTACAAAGATGTCAAAGAAGTGACCGATTTACCGCCGCTTTTGATCAACCAGATCAAACACTTTTTTGAGCACTACAAAGATTTAGAATCGGGTAAGTGGGTAAAAGTTGATGGCTGGGGTACAGCGCAAGACGCTCGCGATGCCATTCTCAAAGCAGTTGCAAAGTTCGACGAAGAAGAACGTCACTAG
- a CDS encoding 6-phosphofructokinase: MLKNAFYAQSGGVTAVINASACGVIETARAHSDKIGTVFAGKNGIIGALKEELIDTSLESSETIAALKHTPGGAFGSCRYKLKSLQDNRAEYERLIEVFKAHNIGYFFYNGGGDSADTCLKVSELSQSMGYPIHAVHIPKTVDNDLPITDNCPGFGSVAKYIAIATMEASLDIVSMCASSTKIFILETMGRHAGWIAAAGGLAGKTSEEPPHIILFPEVAFNEEAFLDKVDTSVKQCGYCVIVASEGARYANGDFLADSGATDVFGHKQLGGLAPTLAELIKSKLGYKHHWAVADYLQRSARHIASAVDVEQAYAVGKAAVEFALAGKNSVMPAITRLPGPEYAWHITEAPLNQVANVEKFMPREFISDDGFGITQAARDYLEPLIAGESYPPYRNGLPSYTRIVGQLVAPKTQRSFDVN; encoded by the coding sequence ATGCTCAAAAATGCTTTCTACGCGCAATCTGGCGGCGTGACAGCGGTCATCAATGCATCAGCCTGCGGCGTCATCGAAACTGCACGCGCCCACAGCGACAAAATTGGCACGGTCTTCGCGGGCAAAAACGGCATTATCGGCGCGTTAAAAGAAGAGCTTATCGACACCTCGCTCGAGTCCTCCGAGACCATTGCAGCGCTTAAGCACACTCCAGGCGGTGCCTTCGGCTCATGTCGCTATAAACTCAAGAGCCTGCAAGACAATCGTGCCGAATACGAACGCTTAATCGAGGTCTTTAAAGCTCACAACATCGGCTACTTTTTTTACAACGGCGGCGGCGACTCAGCCGATACCTGCTTAAAAGTATCGGAATTGAGTCAAAGCATGGGCTACCCGATTCACGCCGTGCACATCCCCAAAACTGTCGATAACGATCTACCTATCACCGACAACTGCCCTGGATTTGGTTCGGTCGCCAAATACATAGCCATTGCAACCATGGAAGCCTCGCTGGATATCGTCTCGATGTGCGCTTCGTCGACCAAAATTTTTATTCTGGAGACCATGGGGCGACACGCGGGCTGGATTGCCGCAGCCGGAGGCTTAGCCGGCAAGACAAGCGAGGAACCACCGCACATTATTTTGTTCCCTGAGGTGGCCTTCAACGAAGAGGCATTTTTAGACAAAGTGGACACCAGCGTAAAGCAGTGCGGCTACTGCGTGATTGTCGCTTCCGAAGGCGCGCGTTACGCCAACGGTGACTTTCTGGCGGATTCGGGTGCCACCGACGTTTTTGGCCACAAGCAGCTAGGTGGCTTAGCCCCAACACTTGCCGAGCTCATTAAATCAAAACTTGGCTATAAACATCATTGGGCGGTGGCGGATTACCTGCAGCGTTCGGCACGCCACATCGCATCGGCTGTTGATGTCGAGCAAGCGTATGCCGTGGGTAAAGCCGCGGTAGAATTTGCCTTAGCCGGCAAAAATTCGGTCATGCCCGCGATTACACGCCTACCTGGCCCCGAGTATGCATGGCACATTACGGAAGCGCCGCTAAACCAAGTCGCCAATGTCGAAAAATTCATGCCTCGAGAATTTATTTCGGACGATGGCTTTGGTATTACTCAAGCCGCGCGCGACTATCTAGAGCCTCTAATCGCAGGCGAGAGTTATCCGCCGTATCGAAATGGCTTACCCAGTTATACACGCATCGTAGGGCAGCTCGTCGCGCCCAAGACCCAACGCAGCTTTGATGTGAATTAA